CTTGCGGCAGCGCAGGTTATCTTCAAACGGCATGCAGATAATGCGAACAGTACACCACCGTCGCCCGTAGGGCTAGATTCTGCTGGGCACCTGGATAAACAGGCTGATACCGCACAGAGAGTTCACAAGGTCGGCACTCCAAGTGGTACATCTAGCAGCCACAATAGTGGGAACGAGGGTATGCACAAGGTGACAAAGCCATTGGGAGAAAATACGGCAACTACAGCTCCTATAGCAATAAAACAACCAGTGCGTGTGGTTAGGGCATCGCCAACAGCAATAGTATCACCTACTTCCCATACTCCGCTTGATGCAGCCACTGCCGCAGCTAATGTAGTGGCAGAGAAGTCCAAAATCAGAACAACTCAACAGCAATTACAGGATAAGAAAAGGAGAGATATAGAAAATGCGCACCATGCAGCTTCTGCAGCCGCAGTCACTTCCTCTAATCTGGCTGTTGGGTCCCCTCCATCTCAATATATTCCTTCGGTGCCAACATTGAATGTAACATCCCCACAAATGAGGAATAGTAGCCAGAATATAGATAGGAGATCAAAAAGTAATGAAGAAGCACATAATGGTCAtgagaagatgatgaattcGAGATCTAATTCGATAAACTCGAGCACTATTAAGGGATCTGTGTCCGAACCCAATACGGTGACACCATTAAGACAGAACTCCCCCAGTAATATGGACgatattattcaaaaaatggaagcagttgatattgatgagGGTCGGAAAAACAGTTTTGTTATGAATGGGTCTGGTGACAGTGTGGATAGCCTTAAACCTAACGTTGTTAGACGGCCTATGAGAACACCATCAGGAAGGCGAGTACGACCCCCATCACCAATAGATAAAATAGGTAGTATTCAGGAGCCGCATTTAGAAAGTACCGGTTTCAATGATCAAAACGACTTCTCTGAAATGTCATCTCTTATTGACGGGTCCTCATCAGAAGATATCACAAAAATAAGAGGCAGTGGTATCCGAGAGAGGTCACCAGTTGATGGAGTGGAACATGGAGGTATGTCAGTAAATATACCAATGCAGAGATCCTTATCGTCCGATGTCCTTTCACCTTCACAACAAGCAGCAATGGTAGCGGCGACCAAACTATCGCCGAGTACGCAGACTCTCCCTGTTGAAGAACTAGAGTATCTTGCTTCCACTGGTGATGTTTCTGCTTATAAGGCTCTAAATAAGATTAATGGAACTAATATGGCTTATAAGGGAACTATTCCAGACCTAATACCAAGTCGTGCAAGGGCTCAGAAGACAAgtaaattgaaatttaaaatattcGGTGGTGGAAAAAATAGTGATAGAAGAAATAATGCTACACCTATTGGATATGACCCTGTAATGAATATCAGCACCGATTTTGGAGGTAAAAAAGTGGTTGAATCAAACCAGAATAATGTTAAATTTAAAACTACGATGCGCAGCCAGAAATATTTAGGAAATGATAATCTTGATGACAATGATCTCAGGACCCAGTATATtgatgacgatgacgatgatgatgattaTGATAGTGCTTATGAAGATTTGGATTATTCTCGAGATGATAGTGAGGCTATGTATAAAGGCGACAGGGAATCGTCGAACCCTCGAAGTAACAGTTTGTTGCAAAGCAGTAGTTATTCTGGTAAGGTTGGTTTTAATAGTAACGCAAACAGCGGTACATCAATTAACAATTCTGGGAACGTAAGCAATTTGGATTATTCATTGAGAGATGGTGTAGcggagaagaagaaaagtcGGAGAGataaaatcaagaaaaaactgaaaagcACGGCATCAGTTGTGCCATATTACCCTCATTATGCGCTGACGCATTTAGCAAGTGGAGTAAGCACTGTAAACAGTAATTTAAACAATAGTAACAAGAACACTAAATGGTTCAATGAGGACAAGCCATGGAAGTCGCACAAGGATGTTGGCTTTGTCACAAGTcaagaaaggaaaaggTATGAAGCTATGTGGGTTACTAACAGATATCTATATTTGAATCTTTTGCCCTGGTGGCCGAAGGAAGAAGTAGagaaagatgaagatgatagTGCTAGTAACTTAAATAGTAATGCTAGCACCAATGTTGGGGGTGTATTGAGTGATGgtgataatgaagaagacgatGTCACCCGATTCTTACTTTCCCTGCCGGCTGATGGACTGATGCTAAATCTAGTGGCTAAGGACATCTGGGAACGGTCTAACTTGCCCAATGATCTGTTGAAACAGATCTATGACCTTGTTGACACCCGAAAGGATGGAACCTTGAACAGAGAATCCTTCCTAGTAGGAATGTGGCTCGTAGACCAATGTCTATACGGACGCAAACTGCCACAGGAGCTAGACCCGAAGATATGGGACAGCGTGGACCGCTGGGTGCTCAACGTTGTGAACTCTACCATGATGACCGCGCTCGAGAGAAAgcagaaaaagaaaatgatgaagaaagagCTGAAGAACATCAAAAGAGAACAAAAACAAGCCATCGCAGAACAGCATAACTAAATAGACATCTAGCAATTATATTATGTGTCGGTATAGCAATACTTGCCAGCATtaaataacaatataaTCACTTACTTTCTATAATCTAATCACATGATGGGTCAAAAATGACGTCATTTAAGTCCTTCACCTGTGGGTAGGAGCAAGACTCTGTTAGGATCAGGGATCTCCCCGCAAACATTTTCAGTCCATCTTCCCTCAACAGAAACAGTAGCAGAACATTGATGAACTAGTTCATTACCCAATAGGGTAACACCTAGAGTCTATTGTAGTAGTGGCTTGGTGAAATTCCCGCACGACAATTGATCTGGAAGTTTAAAACATTATCCTGACCACAGAAAGCAGTGTACAGACTTTGAACAAGTATCAAGATCTACGGTTATTAGAGATTCGCTGCTTTTTCCTCAGAGAAGGAAGGTTATAAGAGACGGTCTGTACAGGCTGTACTGTGACACTAGTTGAGCAGCAAATATGCAACTAGTTCCCAGAAAGGGCTGCAGCTACGCAAAACTGGAAGATCAATTGTTCCTTTGGGATTACGCAAGATGTTCCGTACATttgaaagatgaaaaaataGCTCCTTCCCTAGAGATGTACGTACACGTAAACCTctaaaggaaaaaaaagcaacATCTCTaacaagaaaagagaattaATAAAGAAGTGCAAAATTAGAGAACATCGAAATTGGACAACCCTGTGCAACTCTTGGATGGGCATACTAAGTGGTCCTTGTCACTTTGGGACTTTAGACCAAAAATATCGCAGTCAAAGTCATCTATCAATGGCCCCCCCAGAGAAATGTTCTCTGATAAAATTGTGTCCCACCCGTCTACGCAGGGCCTAAAATAGGAAAAATGTGAAGTTGCAGCCTTAGCCCCGCTCCTCAGGTAGGAGTTATAAGTAATTTTCCAGATAAACCTCTATCtttcaatatatatatttacattgTGGATTTTTTTGTAGTGTATACCCTTTGTGACCTTCTTGGAAATTACCTATATTTGTATACTGAAATATAAGAGGTAGTGAATAGTGGGAATGTTCAAAGTGTTTGGTGCACTGTCCGGGAAGGGCAGCAGTGACTCCAATGGGAATTCCACCAGGAGTAGTATCAATGAGAAGAGGACCAAATTGATCCTGAAGGAGGCTAATGACTTCGAAATTGCGTTACGGGCCATGGACTATGTTCTGGATGACAGGACTGAGGAAGGCCTTGCACTGTTGAGGGAAAATGAGAAGGTTAATGGGCAGAATCAGACCATTACTGTCCTCGCCAGGGGTGTCATCGAATTCTTGCAAGCTACATTAAGTTTCGAGATGGAGGAGATCAAGAATGCTTCTAATACGCTGGCCAAAGCGGAGCAACTGTCGTGGAAGTCCCGTACTGAGGCTCAGAAATCGGGTATCAGGAATAGTTCTATCTACCCACCAGGTACTGTGTACGCAGTCACTTACACTGAGTCATGTCTCTTGCATGCCCTCTTGATGTTGTTTACTGAGAGTATGATGGATGCAGCAAAAGCATTACTTAAGCTGAGGAAAGCATATTCAATGCTTCATGAAATAATGGAAGTAGTCAAAAAGTCGGAATTGTCAAGAAAAGTTTCAAGTTCCTCTGCAGTGAGTATTCAATCAAATGGTAGTTTTGTTTCAGAAGAAGCTACATTTGTATCTGCAGATATTCCATATCAGTTATCAGAGACCGAATCCAATGATCCCGAACTGTGGGCCTTTGCAGAGAAGATATATAAGATGAGGAAACTGCGGCTATCAGGGGCTCATATCGGTAACACACCTGCTATCTCAAGATTAAGGTCAGGATTAGGACTATCAGCTTCAAATAAATCGGAAGAGCTTGCAAATAGTGAACAATCAGTTCTGTCCGATGAAGCTGCTGAAAGACAGGCTActattgatgaatttaTCCATTCAGGTGTCAACCTGTGCTACGGTATTTTGCAAGTTGTTCTATCTTTAATTCCACCGGCTATCGGAGCTGTACTTTCTATAGTTGGGTTTAGAGGTTCACGTGAAGAAGGTTTAAGGCTAATTTGGAAGGCTACGAAAGACAGAAATGTTCACGGTTGCATTGGTCTTCTTGGACTAATGTTTTATTATGATGGTCCATTCCAGTTTACCGATGTTGATTTCGATATACCACCTGCTCTAAGTAATACCAAAACTTCAGACAGTGATACTGATCGTGATGGATCTATTTCAATCGATGAGATGGATGGGCATGCATTATTACATCCGGGACCTATCCTCGAAGAAGCACTTTTGCATGCAAGAGCATTATTTCCAAACAGTGCATTATGGTTACTAAATGAAGCTAGGATGCTATCAAGTAGAGGTAGACTTCCTGAGGCAATTGAATTGCTGGATTCCATTGATGTAGAGTCTATCCATATGAGACAAGTAAAAGGTTTATTAGTATTTGATAAAGCTATCACATTGGTTCATATGCAGGAATATGAAAGAGCAGCTACAAATTTGTTGTCCTTATTGAAAATCAGTGACTGGTCTCATGCATTTTACACTTATTTTGCTGGATGCTGTTATCTTGAAAACTGGAGAATGGCGCAGATGGGATTTATCAAGGATGATAAGTTAGAATTTTATAGAGAAAAGGCTGAAGAGCTAATATTCAGTGCTCCAAAATTACTTGGGAAGAAGACGTTTAAGTCGAAAAATTTGCCATTGGACAGATTCATGTTGAGAAAGGTAGAGCAGTTTAAGGCTACACAAAAGAAGTTAGGCgttaaaaatattcttgACGCTATTGGCACTTCTCCTATTCGTGAAATTACTTATTTCTATAATGGGTATAATAGAATGAGTAAGAGTGATCTTGAAATTGCACAAAAGATGTTGACATCTTACCACAATCCTGCTATTGACCAACATGATCCTGATCAAGAACTGATTAAAAACCTATTGTTATCTTTGACAATGAGAAGACTCGGTGAT
This is a stretch of genomic DNA from Nakaseomyces glabratus chromosome M, complete sequence. It encodes these proteins:
- the TAX4 gene encoding Tax4p (CAGL0M03157g~Ortholog(s) have role in autophagy, cellular response to starvation, chromatin silencing at rDNA, fungal-type cell wall organization, inositol lipid-mediated signaling and mitochondrion, pre-autophagosomal structure localization); the encoded protein is MHMRLNKRRRNHVQEQMSELPQDAKNDSLAAAQVIFKRHADNANSTPPSPVGLDSAGHLDKQADTAQRVHKVGTPSGTSSSHNSGNEGMHKVTKPLGENTATTAPIAIKQPVRVVRASPTAIVSPTSHTPLDAATAAANVVAEKSKIRTTQQQLQDKKRRDIENAHHAASAAAVTSSNLAVGSPPSQYIPSVPTLNVTSPQMRNSSQNIDRRSKSNEEAHNGHEKMMNSRSNSINSSTIKGSVSEPNTVTPLRQNSPSNMDDIIQKMEAVDIDEGRKNSFVMNGSGDSVDSLKPNVVRRPMRTPSGRRVRPPSPIDKIGSIQEPHLESTGFNDQNDFSEMSSLIDGSSSEDITKIRGSGIRERSPVDGVEHGGMSVNIPMQRSLSSDVLSPSQQAAMVAATKLSPSTQTLPVEELEYLASTGDVSAYKALNKINGTNMAYKGTIPDLIPSRARAQKTSKLKFKIFGGGKNSDRRNNATPIGYDPVMNISTDFGGKKVVESNQNNVKFKTTMRSQKYLGNDNLDDNDLRTQYIDDDDDDDDYDSAYEDLDYSRDDSEAMYKGDRESSNPRSNSLLQSSSYSGKVGFNSNANSGTSINNSGNVSNLDYSLRDGVAEKKKSRRDKIKKKLKSTASVVPYYPHYALTHLASGVSTVNSNLNNSNKNTKWFNEDKPWKSHKDVGFVTSQERKRYEAMWVTNRYLYLNLLPWWPKEEVEKDEDDSASNLNSNASTNVGGVLSDGDNEEDDVTRFLLSLPADGLMLNLVAKDIWERSNLPNDLLKQIYDLVDTRKDGTLNRESFLVGMWLVDQCLYGRKLPQELDPKIWDSVDRWVLNVVNSTMMTALERKQKKKMMKKELKNIKREQKQAIAEQHN
- the IML2 gene encoding Iml2p (CAGL0M03179g~Ortholog(s) have cytosol, nucleus localization) — encoded protein: MFKVFGALSGKGSSDSNGNSTRSSINEKRTKLILKEANDFEIALRAMDYVLDDRTEEGLALLRENEKVNGQNQTITVLARGVIEFLQATLSFEMEEIKNASNTLAKAEQLSWKSRTEAQKSGIRNSSIYPPGTVYAVTYTESCLLHALLMLFTESMMDAAKALLKLRKAYSMLHEIMEVVKKSELSRKVSSSSAVSIQSNGSFVSEEATFVSADIPYQLSETESNDPELWAFAEKIYKMRKLRLSGAHIGNTPAISRLRSGLGLSASNKSEELANSEQSVLSDEAAERQATIDEFIHSGVNLCYGILQVVLSLIPPAIGAVLSIVGFRGSREEGLRLIWKATKDRNVHGCIGLLGLMFYYDGPFQFTDVDFDIPPALSNTKTSDSDTDRDGSISIDEMDGHALLHPGPILEEALLHARALFPNSALWLLNEARMLSSRGRLPEAIELLDSIDVESIHMRQVKGLLVFDKAITLVHMQEYERAATNLLSLLKISDWSHAFYTYFAGCCYLENWRMAQMGFIKDDKLEFYREKAEELIFSAPKLLGKKTFKSKNLPLDRFMLRKVEQFKATQKKLGVKNILDAIGTSPIREITYFYNGYNRMSKSDLEIAQKMLTSYHNPAIDQHDPDQELIKNLLLSLTMRRLGDVESGVKLLDEKVLPSIYYMQNGKVKYIKKTEDPWAYPTALYERALFTWKLDGVDNLSECRHWLVTAQNYAGDYELSTRVGMKIKAALDRVEESLQHGTA